A region of Diospyros lotus cultivar Yz01 chromosome 3, ASM1463336v1, whole genome shotgun sequence DNA encodes the following proteins:
- the LOC127796230 gene encoding uncharacterized protein LOC127796230: MNFGFLSIPLFGTNSNKDMETNFMSMTAPLGKPRQQVHFDIKLWAWSLLSFVHWVINARDKVQVPSVVNKNLKKHARYCIADSNVGYSNIRFRPYVSKVPWHTGPRAFLCQLFPRYGHYCGPNWSSGKDRGSLLWDKRPIDWLDFCCYCHDIGYDSHDQAELLKADLAFLECLERPHMSTKGDARVAHLYRTMCISGLKSVLIPYRKHLLYLQSGQLSIGFGWLSNMKWKGWTVPKT, from the exons ATGAATTTTGGATTTCTGAGTATCCCCTTGTTTGGGACCAATTCAAATAAAGACATGGAGACAAACTTTATGTCGATGACTGCACCTCTGGGAAAACCCAGACAACAGGTTCATTTTGATATCAAATTATGGGCTTGGTCTCTGCTATCATTTGTTCATTGGGTTATTAATGCTAGAGATAAAGTTCAAGTGCCATCTGTTGTTAACAAGAACTTGAAAAAGCATGCACGATATTGCATTGCTGACTCTAATGTTGGTTATTCAAATATACGCTTCAGACCATATGTATCCAAGGTTCCATGGCATACAGGTCCAAGAGCATTTCTTTGCCAGTTATTCCCTCGTTATGGGCATTATTGTGGACCCAATTGGTCGAGTGGGAAAGATAGAGGATCTCTTCTTTGGGACAAACGTCCAATTGATTGGTTGGACTTTTGCTGCTATTGTCATGACATTGGATATGACAGTCATGACCAGGCTGAACTTCTTAAGGCGGACCTAGCATTTCTTGAGTGCTTGGAGAGGCCTCACATGAGTACAAAAGGGGATGCTCGTGTTGCTCATCTTTATAGGACAATGTGTATTTCAG GTCTCAAGAGTGTACTTATACCTTACAGAAAGCATCTATTGTATCTACAGTCGGGGCAGTTATCAATTGGGTTTGGATGGCTAAGCAACATGAAATGGAAAGGATGGACTGTGCCAAAAACTTGA